The following are encoded in a window of Amycolatopsis lexingtonensis genomic DNA:
- the sufU gene encoding Fe-S cluster assembly sulfur transfer protein SufU, whose protein sequence is MNLESMYQEIILDHYKHPHGRGLRDPFDAESFQVNPTCGDEVTLRVKLDDGKVTDVSYDGQGCSISQASTSVLTDLVVGHTLEEAFTTMDAFVELMQGKGKIEPDEDVLEDGVAFAGVAKYPARVKCALLGWMAFKDAVARTTNGAEKA, encoded by the coding sequence GTGAACCTGGAGAGCATGTACCAGGAGATCATCCTGGACCACTACAAGCACCCGCACGGGCGCGGCCTGCGCGACCCGTTCGACGCCGAGTCGTTCCAGGTCAACCCGACCTGCGGCGACGAGGTGACGCTGCGGGTGAAGCTCGACGACGGGAAGGTCACCGACGTCTCCTACGACGGCCAGGGCTGCTCGATCAGCCAGGCCTCGACGTCGGTCTTGACGGATCTCGTCGTCGGCCACACGCTTGAGGAGGCGTTCACCACCATGGACGCCTTCGTGGAACTGATGCAGGGCAAGGGAAAGATCGAACCGGACGAGGACGTGCTGGAGGACGGGGTCGCCTTCGCGGGCGTCGCCAAGTACCCGGCTCGCGTCAAGTGCGCCCTCCTCGGCTGGATGGCTTTCAAGGACGCCGTCGCCCGGACCACCAACGGAGCTGAGAAAGCATGA
- a CDS encoding cysteine desulfurase — protein MTTTSASSVPLDVAALRADFPILSRTVRDGKPLVYLDSGATSQRPTAVFDAERDYVFTSNSAVHRGAHQLSEEATDAYESARAKVAEFVGADPEELVFTKNATEGINLVAYSMSNAATAGPEAERFRVGPGDEIVVTEMEHHANLVPWQQLCQRTGATLKWFKVTEDGRLDLSDVDELITSRTKVVAFAHQSNVLGTVNPVSVLVEKAKAVGAFTVLDACQSVPHFPVDFHALGVDFAAFSGHKMLGPSGIGVLYGRTELLEAMPPFLTGGSMIEMVRMEGSTFAPPPQRFEAGVPMTSQAIGLGAAVDYLSALGMDRIAAHEHQLAAAAIEGIGAIPGVRIIGPTDLKDRGATVSFVIDGVHPHDAGQVLDSLGIAVRVGHHCAWPLHRACGAQATVRASFYLYNDLSEVDALVAGVREAQKFFGVAQ, from the coding sequence ATGACCACCACCTCGGCCAGCTCTGTGCCACTCGACGTGGCGGCCTTGAGGGCCGACTTCCCGATCCTGTCGCGCACGGTCCGCGACGGGAAACCCTTGGTGTACTTGGACTCCGGGGCGACCTCGCAACGCCCGACCGCGGTGTTCGACGCCGAACGCGACTACGTCTTCACGTCGAACTCCGCCGTGCACCGCGGTGCGCACCAGCTGTCCGAAGAGGCCACCGACGCCTACGAGTCCGCGCGCGCGAAGGTCGCGGAGTTCGTCGGCGCCGACCCCGAGGAACTGGTGTTCACCAAGAACGCGACCGAGGGCATCAACCTCGTCGCGTACTCGATGAGCAACGCCGCCACGGCCGGCCCGGAGGCCGAGCGCTTCCGGGTCGGGCCGGGCGACGAGATCGTCGTCACCGAGATGGAGCACCACGCGAACCTCGTGCCGTGGCAGCAGCTCTGCCAGCGCACCGGGGCGACGCTGAAGTGGTTCAAGGTCACCGAAGACGGCCGCCTCGACCTGTCCGATGTGGACGAGCTGATCACGTCGCGCACGAAGGTGGTCGCGTTCGCGCACCAGTCGAACGTGCTCGGCACGGTCAACCCCGTCTCGGTGCTGGTCGAGAAGGCCAAGGCCGTGGGCGCGTTCACCGTGCTCGACGCCTGCCAGTCGGTGCCGCACTTCCCGGTCGACTTCCACGCGCTGGGTGTCGACTTCGCCGCGTTCTCCGGGCACAAGATGCTCGGCCCGTCCGGCATCGGCGTCCTCTACGGGCGTACCGAGCTGCTCGAAGCGATGCCGCCGTTCCTCACCGGCGGGTCGATGATCGAGATGGTCCGCATGGAGGGCTCGACCTTCGCGCCGCCGCCGCAGCGGTTCGAGGCCGGCGTCCCGATGACGTCGCAGGCCATCGGCCTCGGCGCGGCCGTGGACTACCTCTCGGCCCTCGGCATGGACCGGATCGCGGCCCACGAGCACCAGCTCGCCGCGGCGGCCATCGAGGGCATCGGCGCCATCCCGGGCGTCCGGATCATCGGGCCGACGGACCTGAAGGACCGCGGCGCGACCGTGTCGTTCGTGATCGACGGCGTGCACCCGCACGACGCCGGCCAGGTGCTCGACAGCCTCGGCATCGCCGTGCGCGTCGGCCACCACTGCGCGTGGCCGCTGCACCGGGCCTGCGGCGCGCAGGCGACCGTGCGCGCGTCGTTCTACCTCTACAACGACCTGTCCGAAGTGGACGCACTGGTGGCCGGGGTGCGTGAGGCGCAGAAGTTCTTCGGGGTGGCGCAGTGA
- the sufC gene encoding Fe-S cluster assembly ATPase SufC gives MATLEIKDLHASVTTDEGAKEILKGVNLTIKSGETHAIMGPNGSGKSTLSYAIAGHPKYDVTSGEVLLDGENVLEMSVDERARAGLFLAMQYPVEVPGVSMSNFLRTAATAVRGEAPKLRHWVKEVKEEMGKLEISQEFAERSVNEGFSGGEKKRHEILQLALLKPKFAILDETDSGLDVDALRVVSEGVNAYKASSEVGVMLITHYTRILRHITPDFVHVFAGGKIVESGGKELADELEEHGYVKYAGKPEPAAL, from the coding sequence ATGGCTACCCTGGAAATCAAGGACCTCCACGCCTCGGTCACGACCGACGAAGGCGCCAAGGAGATCCTCAAGGGCGTCAACCTGACCATCAAGTCGGGCGAGACGCACGCGATCATGGGCCCGAACGGCTCGGGCAAGTCCACGCTGTCCTACGCCATCGCCGGGCACCCGAAGTACGACGTCACCTCCGGCGAGGTGCTGCTCGACGGCGAGAACGTCCTCGAGATGAGCGTCGACGAGCGCGCCCGCGCCGGCCTCTTCCTGGCCATGCAGTACCCGGTCGAGGTGCCCGGCGTGTCCATGTCCAACTTCCTCCGCACCGCGGCCACCGCGGTCCGTGGCGAGGCCCCCAAGCTGCGCCACTGGGTCAAGGAGGTCAAGGAGGAGATGGGCAAGCTCGAGATCTCGCAGGAGTTCGCCGAGCGCTCGGTCAACGAGGGCTTCTCCGGCGGCGAGAAGAAGCGCCACGAGATCCTGCAGCTGGCGCTGCTCAAGCCGAAGTTCGCCATCCTCGACGAGACCGACTCCGGTCTGGACGTCGACGCCCTGCGCGTCGTCTCCGAGGGCGTGAACGCGTACAAGGCTTCGAGCGAGGTCGGCGTCATGCTGATCACGCACTACACCCGGATCCTGCGGCACATCACGCCGGACTTCGTGCACGTCTTCGCCGGCGGCAAGATCGTCGAGTCGGGCGGCAAGGAGCTGGCGGACGAGCTCGAGGAGCACGGCTACGTCAAGTACGCCGGCAAGCCCGAGCCGGCCGCGCTCTGA
- the sufD gene encoding Fe-S cluster assembly protein SufD, which produces MSVTENNVSESLREGAVIPAASRAERFTSYDVEAFEVPGGREENWRFTPMKRLRGLHDGSAPATGEITLEADAAPELTIETVGRDDSRLGQAGVPSDRIAAQAYSSFQKATVVTVPKETKASKPSVLRIHGPGEDKVAYGHLQVRAEAFAEAVIVLDHVGSGTYADNVEFVIGDGAKVTVVSVQDWADDAVHVSEQHLKLGRDAALRHTVITLGGDLVRVSPTATFTDKGGDVDMLGVYFADGGQHQEHRLFVDHAVPNCKSRVGYKGALQGEGAHTVWIGDVLIRAAAEATDTYEFNRNLVLTPGARADSVPNLEIETGEIEGAGHASATGRFDDEQLFYLQSRGIAEEAARRLVVRGFFHEILVKIDVPEVRERLEAAIEAELEAVGA; this is translated from the coding sequence ATGTCGGTTACCGAGAACAACGTTTCGGAGTCGCTCCGCGAGGGGGCCGTCATTCCGGCGGCCTCCCGCGCGGAGCGCTTCACCTCCTACGACGTCGAGGCCTTCGAGGTCCCCGGCGGCCGTGAGGAGAACTGGCGCTTCACGCCGATGAAGCGGCTGCGCGGCCTGCACGACGGCAGCGCGCCCGCCACCGGCGAGATCACGCTGGAAGCCGACGCCGCCCCCGAGCTGACCATCGAGACCGTCGGCCGCGACGACTCGCGGCTCGGCCAGGCCGGCGTCCCGAGCGACCGCATCGCCGCCCAGGCGTACTCCTCGTTCCAGAAGGCGACCGTCGTGACGGTGCCCAAGGAGACGAAGGCGTCGAAGCCGTCCGTGCTGCGCATCCACGGCCCGGGCGAGGACAAGGTCGCCTACGGGCACCTGCAGGTCCGTGCCGAGGCGTTCGCCGAAGCCGTGATCGTGCTCGACCACGTCGGCTCCGGCACCTACGCCGACAACGTCGAGTTCGTCATCGGCGACGGCGCCAAGGTCACCGTGGTCAGCGTCCAGGACTGGGCCGACGACGCGGTGCACGTCTCCGAGCAGCACCTGAAGCTGGGCCGCGACGCCGCGCTGCGGCACACCGTGATCACCCTCGGCGGTGACCTGGTCCGCGTCTCGCCGACGGCGACCTTCACCGACAAGGGCGGCGACGTCGACATGCTCGGCGTCTACTTCGCCGACGGTGGCCAGCACCAGGAGCACCGCCTCTTCGTCGACCACGCGGTGCCGAACTGCAAGTCGCGGGTGGGTTACAAGGGCGCGCTGCAGGGCGAGGGCGCGCACACGGTCTGGATCGGCGACGTGCTGATCCGCGCCGCGGCCGAGGCCACCGACACCTACGAGTTCAACCGCAACCTGGTGCTCACGCCCGGGGCCCGCGCGGACTCGGTGCCGAACCTCGAGATCGAGACCGGCGAGATCGAAGGCGCCGGCCACGCGAGCGCGACGGGAAGGTTCGACGACGAGCAGTTGTTCTACCTCCAGTCGCGCGGGATCGCCGAAGAAGCCGCGCGGCGCCTGGTCGTGCGCGGGTTCTTCCACGAGATCCTGGTGAAGATCGACGTCCCCGAGGTGCGCGAGCGCCTCGAAGCCGCGATCGAGGCCGAGCTCGAAGCCGTTGGCGCCTGA
- the sufB gene encoding Fe-S cluster assembly protein SufB, with the protein MTAAAEQRTPTTAPLSQEETIESLGKYAFGWADSDEAGASARRGLNEDVVTDISGKKSEPEWMREARLKALKLFEKKPMPNWGADLSGIDFDNIKYFVRSSEKQAASWEDLPEDIKNTYDKLGIPEAEKQRLVAGVAAQYESEVVYHSIREDLEKQGVLFLDTDTALREQPELFEEYFGSVIPAGDNKFSALNTAVWSGGSFIYVPKGVHVDIPLQAYFRINTENMGQFERTLIIVDEGAYVHYVEGCTAPIYQSDSLHSAVVEIIVKKGARCRYTTIQNWSNNVYNLVTKRAKCEEGATMEWIDGNIGSKVTMKYPSVFLMGEHAKGEVLSVAFAGEGQHQDAGAKMEHLAPHTSSTIVSKSVARGGGRTSYRGLVRVAKRAHHSRSSVVCDALLVDTISRSDTYPYVDIRNDEVSMGHEATVSKVSEDQLFYLMSRGLDEAEAMAMIVRGFVEPIARELPMEYALELNRLIELQMEGSVG; encoded by the coding sequence ATGACTGCCGCTGCCGAGCAGCGCACTCCCACCACCGCGCCACTGAGCCAGGAAGAGACCATCGAGTCCCTTGGCAAGTACGCGTTCGGCTGGGCCGACTCCGACGAGGCGGGCGCCAGCGCCCGTCGCGGGCTGAACGAAGATGTCGTCACCGACATCTCCGGGAAGAAGTCCGAGCCGGAGTGGATGCGCGAAGCGCGACTCAAGGCGCTCAAGCTCTTCGAGAAGAAGCCCATGCCCAACTGGGGGGCCGACCTCTCCGGGATCGACTTCGACAACATCAAGTACTTCGTCCGCTCCAGCGAGAAGCAGGCTGCGAGCTGGGAAGACCTGCCCGAAGACATCAAGAACACGTACGACAAGCTCGGCATCCCCGAGGCGGAGAAGCAGCGCCTCGTCGCCGGTGTCGCGGCCCAGTACGAGTCCGAGGTCGTCTACCACTCGATCCGCGAGGACCTCGAGAAGCAGGGCGTGCTCTTCCTCGACACGGACACCGCGCTGCGCGAGCAGCCGGAGCTGTTCGAGGAGTACTTCGGCTCGGTCATCCCGGCCGGCGACAACAAGTTCTCCGCGCTGAACACGGCGGTCTGGTCCGGCGGCTCGTTCATCTACGTGCCGAAGGGCGTGCACGTGGACATCCCGCTGCAGGCCTACTTCCGGATCAACACCGAGAACATGGGCCAGTTCGAGCGCACCCTGATCATCGTCGACGAAGGTGCGTACGTGCACTACGTCGAGGGCTGCACGGCGCCGATCTACCAGTCCGACTCGCTGCACTCGGCGGTCGTGGAGATCATCGTCAAGAAGGGCGCCCGCTGCCGCTACACGACCATCCAGAACTGGTCGAACAACGTCTACAACCTGGTCACCAAGCGCGCCAAGTGCGAAGAGGGCGCGACCATGGAATGGATCGACGGCAACATCGGTTCCAAGGTGACGATGAAGTACCCGTCGGTGTTCCTCATGGGCGAGCACGCCAAGGGCGAGGTCCTGTCGGTCGCGTTCGCGGGCGAGGGCCAGCACCAGGACGCGGGCGCCAAGATGGAGCACCTCGCGCCGCACACCTCCTCGACCATCGTGTCGAAGTCGGTGGCGCGCGGCGGCGGCCGCACCTCCTACCGCGGCCTGGTCCGCGTGGCGAAGCGGGCGCACCACTCGCGCTCCAGCGTGGTCTGCGACGCGCTGCTCGTCGACACCATCTCGCGGTCGGACACGTACCCGTACGTGGACATCCGCAACGACGAGGTGTCCATGGGCCACGAAGCCACGGTGTCCAAGGTCAGCGAGGACCAGCTGTTCTACCTGATGTCGCGCGGTCTCGACGAGGCCGAAGCGATGGCGATGATCGTGCGCGGCTTCGTGGAGCCGATCGCCCGTGAGCTGCCGATGGAGTACGCGCTCGAGCTGAACCGCCTGATCGAGCTCCAGATGGAAGGGTCCGTCGGCTAG
- a CDS encoding helix-turn-helix transcriptional regulator, which produces MPRAALPAVPSQVSAEGKTRQEVARLLLEQGPMTAVVVAEQLGISPAAVRRHLDALLADGEAESRDAPRRGPRGRGRPAKLFLLTEPGRARFGHAYDDLAVSAIRFLAEHAGEDAVRAFAERRIEKLVGPHRSAITGSSDPAARAEALATALTREGYAASTRQVGAPAPGQNVGAQLCQHHCPVAHVAAEFPQLCEAETEAFAQLLGTHVQRLATIARGDSACTTHVPVPAGNNPAHPEPGSTVPSGRTARIPNGGKPA; this is translated from the coding sequence ATGCCGCGTGCCGCGCTCCCCGCTGTCCCGTCGCAGGTCAGCGCCGAGGGCAAGACCCGCCAAGAGGTTGCCCGGCTGCTCCTGGAACAGGGTCCCATGACCGCCGTCGTGGTCGCCGAGCAGCTCGGCATCAGCCCGGCGGCCGTCCGCCGGCACCTGGACGCGCTGCTCGCCGACGGCGAGGCCGAGAGCCGGGACGCGCCGCGCCGCGGACCCCGGGGCCGGGGTCGTCCCGCGAAGCTGTTCCTGCTCACCGAGCCCGGCCGCGCCCGGTTCGGTCACGCCTACGACGACCTCGCCGTCTCCGCCATCCGCTTCCTCGCCGAGCACGCCGGTGAAGACGCCGTACGCGCCTTCGCCGAGCGCCGCATCGAGAAGCTGGTCGGGCCGCACCGCTCGGCGATCACCGGATCGAGTGATCCCGCGGCACGCGCCGAGGCCCTGGCGACCGCGTTGACCAGGGAGGGCTACGCTGCGTCGACCCGTCAGGTCGGTGCTCCGGCGCCCGGTCAGAACGTCGGAGCGCAGCTTTGCCAGCACCACTGCCCGGTCGCCCACGTGGCCGCGGAGTTCCCGCAGCTCTGCGAGGCCGAGACCGAGGCGTTCGCGCAGCTGCTGGGCACCCACGTCCAGCGACTGGCGACCATCGCGCGCGGTGACTCCGCGTGCACCACACACGTTCCCGTTCCGGCGGGTAACAACCCGGCCCATCCCGAGCCGGGCAGCACGGTGCCCTCAGGGCGCACAGCACGGATCCCGAATGGAGGGAAACCCGCATGA
- the mptB gene encoding polyprenol phosphomannose-dependent alpha 1,6 mannosyltransferase MptB, producing the protein MIATERAHPVTLSPVHPREPLPLEAAEQRGLNVVRRFGTVGSLFLALGSLGAGAAPVINPVQEIPVLRLFTRIPTVSLAIAISGMGILVLSWLMLGRFARPDRARLASQGQLARTIALWVLPLLVIPPLFSRDVYSYLAQSEIVHRGMDPYVLGPAQALGVADPYTAGVSNMWRETPAPYGPLVLRLGGWLAPLAGNSIAVGVLLQRVLALAGVVLIVWALPRLARRFGVQPATALWLGALNPLLIFHFVAGAHNDALAVGLMLAGLEVGIRRLPIRVKGDTPPPLARGELLYIGLGVAIITLGVAVKLPAVFALPFFAVMVARRWHGRLKDLFLAGAPMAAWFGVVLVAVCFGTGLGFGWFGATFNTPGLVRSWISPTAELANLSGVLGIALGLGNHTNGLVPILGALGYLVAVAITFKFLWDSFKWRYRPIIGLGVSLGAVMILQINLQPWYVLWAVIPLAAAAGTSRFRVAATVLSAALPFLLPPTGSTFDGRPYVLPFAYVAAIVVCGGGMLIVRRLAPVLLSRPSPRLPARAEPVS; encoded by the coding sequence GTGATCGCGACCGAACGTGCCCACCCCGTGACGCTTTCGCCCGTCCACCCCCGCGAACCGCTCCCCCTCGAGGCCGCCGAGCAGCGCGGGCTCAACGTCGTGCGCCGGTTCGGCACGGTCGGGTCGCTCTTCCTCGCCCTCGGCTCGCTCGGCGCCGGCGCCGCCCCGGTGATCAACCCGGTGCAGGAGATCCCGGTGCTGCGGCTGTTCACCCGGATCCCGACGGTGTCGCTGGCCATCGCCATCTCCGGGATGGGCATCCTGGTGCTGAGCTGGCTGATGCTCGGCCGGTTCGCCCGCCCCGACCGCGCGCGGCTCGCGTCGCAGGGCCAGCTCGCCCGCACCATCGCGCTGTGGGTGCTGCCGCTGCTGGTGATCCCGCCGCTGTTCTCCCGCGACGTCTACAGCTACCTCGCGCAGAGCGAGATCGTGCACCGCGGGATGGACCCGTACGTGCTCGGCCCGGCGCAGGCGCTCGGCGTCGCCGACCCGTACACCGCGGGCGTGTCGAACATGTGGCGCGAGACCCCGGCGCCGTACGGGCCGCTGGTGCTGCGCCTCGGCGGCTGGCTGGCGCCCCTGGCGGGCAACAGCATCGCGGTCGGCGTGCTGCTGCAGCGCGTGCTCGCGCTGGCCGGCGTCGTCCTCATCGTCTGGGCGCTGCCGCGGCTGGCGCGCCGCTTCGGCGTCCAGCCCGCGACCGCGCTGTGGCTCGGCGCGCTGAACCCGCTGCTGATCTTCCACTTCGTCGCCGGCGCCCACAACGACGCGCTCGCCGTCGGCCTGATGCTCGCCGGGCTGGAGGTGGGCATCCGGCGGCTGCCGATCCGGGTGAAGGGCGACACTCCCCCGCCACTGGCGCGGGGCGAGCTGCTCTACATCGGGCTCGGCGTGGCCATCATCACGCTCGGCGTCGCGGTGAAGCTGCCCGCGGTGTTCGCGCTGCCGTTCTTCGCCGTGATGGTCGCGCGGCGCTGGCACGGCAGGCTCAAGGACCTCTTCCTGGCGGGCGCGCCGATGGCGGCGTGGTTCGGGGTCGTGCTGGTCGCCGTCTGCTTCGGCACCGGGCTCGGCTTCGGCTGGTTCGGGGCGACGTTCAACACCCCGGGCCTGGTCCGCTCCTGGATCTCCCCCACCGCCGAGCTGGCCAACCTCTCCGGCGTCCTGGGCATCGCGCTCGGGCTCGGCAACCACACCAACGGCCTGGTGCCGATCCTCGGCGCGCTCGGCTACCTCGTCGCCGTCGCCATCACCTTCAAGTTCCTGTGGGACAGCTTCAAGTGGCGCTACCGGCCGATCATCGGGCTGGGCGTGTCGCTGGGCGCGGTGATGATCCTGCAGATCAACCTGCAGCCCTGGTACGTGCTGTGGGCGGTGATCCCGCTGGCCGCCGCGGCCGGGACGTCCCGCTTCCGGGTGGCCGCGACGGTGCTGTCCGCCGCCCTGCCGTTCCTGCTCCCGCCCACCGGCAGCACCTTCGACGGCCGCCCGTACGTGCTGCCCTTCGCCTACGTCGCGGCGATCGTCGTCTGCGGCGGCGGGATGCTGATCGTGCGGCGGCTGGCGCCCGTGCTGCTGTCCAGGCCGTCCCCGCGGCTGCCCGCGCGGGCCGAGCCCGTATCGTGA
- a CDS encoding ABC transporter ATP-binding protein translates to MSAPAVEITGLVKSYGSTRAVDGLDLRMERGSLLALLGPNGAGKTTTVELCEGFLKPDAGTVRVLGLDPVRESAALRPRVGIMPQGGGAYPGVRADEMLRLVASCAASPLDPAWLLETLGLTSVRRTPFKRLSGGQQQRLSLACALIGRPELVFLDEPTAGMDPQARRLVWDLLAALRRDGVSVLLTTHLMEEAEALADTVVIVDHGKVVVSGAPQSLTMDETGAAGLRFKARTRLDTALLTAALPEGYTVRESAPGTYVVVGSVDPQVVSTVTAWCAQQGVLPEELQVGKRTLEEVFLELTGRELRA, encoded by the coding sequence GTGAGTGCCCCCGCCGTCGAGATCACCGGGCTGGTCAAAAGCTACGGCTCCACCCGCGCGGTCGACGGTCTCGACCTGCGGATGGAGCGCGGCAGCCTGCTCGCCCTGCTCGGCCCGAACGGGGCCGGCAAGACCACCACCGTCGAGCTCTGCGAAGGCTTCCTCAAGCCTGACGCGGGCACGGTGCGCGTCCTCGGCCTCGACCCGGTCCGCGAGTCGGCGGCCCTGCGCCCCCGCGTCGGGATCATGCCCCAGGGCGGCGGCGCGTACCCGGGCGTCCGGGCCGACGAGATGCTGCGCCTGGTGGCGTCCTGCGCGGCGTCCCCGCTGGACCCGGCCTGGCTCCTGGAGACCCTCGGGCTGACGTCGGTGCGCCGCACGCCGTTCAAGCGCCTCTCCGGCGGCCAGCAGCAGCGGCTGTCACTGGCGTGCGCCCTGATCGGCCGGCCGGAGCTGGTGTTCCTCGACGAGCCGACCGCGGGCATGGACCCCCAGGCCCGGCGCCTGGTGTGGGACCTGCTGGCGGCCCTGCGCCGCGACGGCGTCTCGGTACTGCTGACCACGCACCTGATGGAGGAAGCGGAGGCGCTGGCCGACACGGTGGTGATCGTCGACCACGGCAAGGTCGTCGTTTCGGGCGCGCCCCAGTCGCTGACGATGGACGAAACCGGCGCGGCGGGGCTGCGGTTCAAGGCCCGCACGAGGCTCGACACGGCGTTGCTGACGGCGGCGCTGCCGGAGGGCTACACGGTCCGCGAGTCGGCCCCCGGCACGTACGTCGTGGTCGGCTCGGTCGACCCGCAGGTGGTCTCGACGGTCACGGCGTGGTGCGCCCAGCAGGGCGTGCTGCCCGAGGAACTGCAGGTGGGCAAGCGGACGCTCGAAGAGGTCTTCCTGGAACTGACCGGACGGGAGCTGCGGGCATGA
- a CDS encoding ABC transporter permease, producing MTFAPGTFTPAPGRGSLGRMLRTHARVEASLTLRHGEQVLLTLLIPLALLIGLSLLDILPASSLGSVPRVDWITPRILALAVMSSAFTGQAIALGFDRRYGVLKRLSATALPRWLLVAGRVVAALVVVALQSVIIGVVAAFLGWSPSLSGLLSALVLLVLGTLAFGALGVLLGGALRAEAVLALANVVWFVLLLAGGILLAPSSLPSGLARVVELLPSGALAEGMRAALVDGAFAPGPMAVLAVWAVLAGALASRTTKLT from the coding sequence ATGACTTTCGCTCCGGGCACGTTCACCCCGGCCCCGGGCCGCGGCTCGCTGGGCCGGATGCTGCGCACCCACGCGCGGGTCGAAGCGAGCCTGACGCTGCGCCACGGCGAACAGGTGCTGCTGACGCTCCTCATCCCGCTGGCGCTGCTGATCGGGCTGTCCCTTTTGGACATTCTGCCGGCGTCGTCACTGGGTTCTGTTCCGCGCGTGGACTGGATCACGCCTCGCATCCTGGCGCTGGCGGTGATGTCGTCGGCGTTCACCGGCCAGGCGATCGCCCTGGGCTTCGACCGCCGGTACGGCGTGCTGAAGCGCCTCTCGGCGACGGCGCTGCCACGCTGGCTGCTGGTGGCCGGGCGCGTGGTGGCGGCGCTGGTGGTGGTCGCGCTGCAGTCGGTGATCATCGGCGTGGTCGCGGCGTTCCTGGGCTGGTCGCCTTCGCTGTCCGGTCTGTTGTCGGCTCTTGTGCTGCTCGTCTTGGGGACGCTCGCGTTCGGCGCGTTGGGCGTGCTGCTGGGCGGCGCTTTGCGGGCCGAGGCGGTGCTGGCGCTGGCGAACGTGGTGTGGTTCGTGCTGCTGCTGGCGGGCGGGATCCTGCTGGCGCCGTCGTCGTTGCCGTCGGGGCTGGCTCGCGTGGTGGAGCTGCTGCCGTCGGGGGCGCTGGCGGAGGGAATGCGAGCGGCCCTGGTGGACGGGGCTTTCGCGCCCGGTCCGATGGCGGTGCTGGCGGTGTGGGCGGTGCTCGCGGGAGCGCTGGCTTCGCGGACGACGAAGCTCACCTGA
- a CDS encoding COX15/CtaA family protein, giving the protein MPFTSLVARLPFPSAAVQRAVGIAAVLAQALIGVTGSIVRVTGSGLGCPTWPQCVAGSLVPKHDSGIDALNQWIEFGNRMLTGVVIAVAAVAVVTAWRVQIDHPGRKRLVKLAWTMPGGVVLQAVVGGLTVLAKLEWWTVAIHFLATTPLVWLAVLLLRAFREGDEPAKPLVPAAGRGILVALAVVMWLVLAAGTTVTGAGPHSGDINTHRLNAPVEALAQVHGGLLVLYLLLLAVFGLQLMRVGAPKSLWRRYTAVWVIALAQGGLGSLQYALGVPEAMVSFHVLGAMAVIIATATLWTGSRDRGPVVSLEPAPRELAAA; this is encoded by the coding sequence GTGCCGTTCACCAGCCTCGTCGCCCGTCTGCCGTTTCCGTCCGCCGCCGTGCAGCGGGCCGTCGGGATCGCCGCGGTCCTCGCGCAGGCGCTGATCGGCGTCACCGGCTCCATCGTGCGCGTCACCGGGTCCGGGCTCGGCTGCCCGACCTGGCCGCAGTGCGTCGCGGGCAGCCTCGTGCCGAAGCACGACTCCGGGATCGACGCGCTCAACCAGTGGATCGAGTTCGGCAACCGGATGCTCACCGGCGTCGTCATCGCCGTCGCCGCGGTCGCCGTCGTCACCGCGTGGCGCGTGCAGATCGACCACCCGGGCCGCAAGCGGCTGGTGAAGCTGGCCTGGACGATGCCTGGCGGCGTCGTGCTGCAGGCCGTCGTCGGCGGCCTCACCGTGCTCGCGAAGCTGGAGTGGTGGACGGTCGCGATCCACTTCCTCGCCACGACCCCGCTCGTCTGGCTCGCCGTGCTGCTGCTGCGCGCGTTCCGCGAAGGCGACGAGCCCGCGAAGCCGCTGGTCCCCGCCGCCGGCCGGGGCATCCTGGTCGCGCTGGCCGTCGTGATGTGGCTCGTCCTCGCGGCGGGCACCACGGTCACCGGCGCCGGCCCGCACAGCGGCGACATCAACACCCACCGCCTGAACGCCCCGGTCGAAGCACTCGCCCAGGTCCACGGCGGACTCCTGGTGCTGTACCTGCTGCTGCTCGCGGTGTTCGGCCTCCAACTGATGCGCGTCGGCGCGCCGAAGAGCCTGTGGCGGCGCTACACGGCGGTCTGGGTGATCGCGCTGGCACAGGGCGGACTCGGGTCGCTGCAGTACGCGCTGGGCGTGCCGGAAGCGATGGTGTCCTTCCACGTGCTCGGCGCGATGGCGGTCATCATCGCGACGGCGACCCTGTGGACGGGCAGCCGCGACCGCGGCCCGGTGGTCTCACTGGAACCCGCCCCGCGCGAACTCGCCGCCGCCTGA